In Columba livia isolate bColLiv1 breed racing homer chromosome Z, bColLiv1.pat.W.v2, whole genome shotgun sequence, one DNA window encodes the following:
- the IL11RA gene encoding interleukin-11 receptor subunit alpha isoform X1, producing MRGVGQEGLASAVGAAPGGHWGGGSLRPGQRTPCSWENRVPVHAVGSDPETSAPGGAGRPDPPGWPVHPRGDRAPRGGLRGAAGSGRGAAPGAGGGSQTGSVPERRRQIGSALLQWSGGGGPGGFAPPALPAPASPARAPRRPRSRSRLRPRSAERHGHINAVPRRKMRSPIPGLGRVMVFLAAALASASLAIPEGWEEEGVQYGQVGTDVTLLCAGAHSGSLVQWRRAGAEALPEGSAIHHGALVLPHAGLASAGTYSCHSEDGDLLHAVSLWLGYLPGVPFVSCRASDYENFSCSWTSSVETFLPTRYITTYRKKSLTGEEKRRNKNGHVGPCLQDPSHPGTCTVHGSEFWSSYRLNITEVNPLGSSFRLLDVTMQAIIKPDPPEGLVVEPIPLAPRRLHVSWKYPSSWPKEPHFQLRFRLQYRPVIHRSWSVVETVNLSEVITDAFAGLEHVVQVSAKDFLDAGNWSEWSAEARATPVTDPATAMSEETTTDPNLESLAEEPSQAPNPEPINRSDPLEKTAVLVSLGIFAFFVLAAVLVITILIWLRVRKHGKDKTKPNFLVTATHLKALPKAQIL from the exons ATGCGGGGAGTGGGGCAGGAAGGGTTGGCAAGTGCAGTAGGTGCTGCCCCGGGAGGGCACTGGGGAGGAGGGTCCCTGCGTCCCGGGCAGAGAACCCCGTGTTCTTGGGAGAACCGTGTACCAGTGCACGCCGTGGGGAGCGATCCCGAGACCAGCGCCCCGGGCGGAGCGGGACGGCCAGACCCGCCGGGGTGGCCCGTGCACCCCAGAGGGGACCGCGCACCCcgcggggggctgcggggagctgCGGGGAGCGGGCGAGGGGCCGCCCCGGGTGCGGGGGGCGGCTCGCAGACAGGAAGCGTCccggagcggcggcggcagaTTGGCAGCGCCCTGCTCCAatggagcggcggcggcggccccggcggctTCGCACCGCCCGCGCTACCGGCCCCAGCCAGCCCGGCGCGGgcgccccgccggccccgctcccgctcccggCTTCGGCCCCGCTCCGCCGAGCGCCATGGACACATAAACGCGGTGCCACGCAGGAAG ATGCGCAGTCCCATCCCAGGCCTGGGCAGGGTGATGGTCTTCCTCGCAGCAGCCCTGGCGTCAGCCTCCCTCGCCATCCCCGAGGGCTGGGAAGAGGAAG GTGTGCAGTATGGACAGGTGGGGACAGACGTGACGCTGTTGTGTGCCGGTGCCCACTCCGG CTCGCTGGTGCAATGGCGACGGGCAGGAGCTGAGGCATTGCCGGAGGGCTCGGCCATCCATCACGGAGCCCTGGTGCTGCCGCACGCTGGCTTGGCCTCTGCGGGGACCTACAGCTGCCACAGCGAGGACGGTGACCTCCTGCATGCCGTGTCCCTGTGGCTGGGGT ACCTGCCGGGAGTCCCCTTTGTGTCCTGCAGAGCATCCGACTATGAGAATTTCTCCTGCTCATGGACCTCCAGTGTGGAGACCTTCCTCCCCACCAGATACATCACCACCTACAG GAAGAAATCGCTGACAGGCGAAGAGAAGCGGAG GAACAAGAATGGGCATGTGGGGCCATGCCTGCAGGATCCGTCCCACCCCGGCACCTGCACCGTCCATGGGTCAGAGTTCTGGAGCTCCTACCGCCTGAACATCACTGAGGTTAACCCGCTGGGATCCAGCTTCCGCCTCCTCGATGTCACCATGCAGGCCATCA TTAAGCCAGACCCTCCAGAGGGGTTGGTGGTGGAGCCCATCCCCTTGGCCCCACGGCGGCTCCATGTGAGCTGGAAGTACCCATCATCCTGGCCCAAGGAGCCCCACTTCCAGCTGAGGTTTCGACTACAGTACCGGCCCGTGATCCACCGCTCCTGGTCCGTG GTGGAGACAGTGAACCTCTCCGAGGTGATCACAGATGCCTTTGCTGGGCTGGAACACGTGGTCCAAGTCAGTGCCAAGGATTTCCTGGATGCGGGGAACTGGAGTGAGTGGAGTGCTGAGGCCCGGGCAACGCCAGTCACAG ACCCAGCCACTGCGATGAGTGAAGAAACCACTACAGATCCCAACCTGGAGAGCCTGGCTGAGGAGCCCTCCCAGGCTCCCAACCCTGAGCCTATCA ACCGCAGTGACCCCCTGGAGAAGACGGCTGTCCTGGTGTCGCTTGGGATCTTCGCCTTCTTTGTCCTGGCTGCTGTTCTTGTCATCACCATCCTCATATG GCTCCGGGTGAGGAAACACGGCAAGGACAAGACAAAACCCAACTTCTTGGTTACTGCCACCCACTTGAAGGCACTGCCGA AGGCCCAGATCCTGTAG
- the IL11RA gene encoding interleukin-11 receptor subunit alpha isoform X2: protein MRSPIPGLGRVMVFLAAALASASLAIPEGWEEEGVQYGQVGTDVTLLCAGAHSGSLVQWRRAGAEALPEGSAIHHGALVLPHAGLASAGTYSCHSEDGDLLHAVSLWLGYLPGVPFVSCRASDYENFSCSWTSSVETFLPTRYITTYRKKSLTGEEKRRNKNGHVGPCLQDPSHPGTCTVHGSEFWSSYRLNITEVNPLGSSFRLLDVTMQAIIKPDPPEGLVVEPIPLAPRRLHVSWKYPSSWPKEPHFQLRFRLQYRPVIHRSWSVVETVNLSEVITDAFAGLEHVVQVSAKDFLDAGNWSEWSAEARATPVTDPATAMSEETTTDPNLESLAEEPSQAPNPEPINRSDPLEKTAVLVSLGIFAFFVLAAVLVITILIWLRVRKHGKDKTKPNFLVTATHLKALPKAQIL from the exons ATGCGCAGTCCCATCCCAGGCCTGGGCAGGGTGATGGTCTTCCTCGCAGCAGCCCTGGCGTCAGCCTCCCTCGCCATCCCCGAGGGCTGGGAAGAGGAAG GTGTGCAGTATGGACAGGTGGGGACAGACGTGACGCTGTTGTGTGCCGGTGCCCACTCCGG CTCGCTGGTGCAATGGCGACGGGCAGGAGCTGAGGCATTGCCGGAGGGCTCGGCCATCCATCACGGAGCCCTGGTGCTGCCGCACGCTGGCTTGGCCTCTGCGGGGACCTACAGCTGCCACAGCGAGGACGGTGACCTCCTGCATGCCGTGTCCCTGTGGCTGGGGT ACCTGCCGGGAGTCCCCTTTGTGTCCTGCAGAGCATCCGACTATGAGAATTTCTCCTGCTCATGGACCTCCAGTGTGGAGACCTTCCTCCCCACCAGATACATCACCACCTACAG GAAGAAATCGCTGACAGGCGAAGAGAAGCGGAG GAACAAGAATGGGCATGTGGGGCCATGCCTGCAGGATCCGTCCCACCCCGGCACCTGCACCGTCCATGGGTCAGAGTTCTGGAGCTCCTACCGCCTGAACATCACTGAGGTTAACCCGCTGGGATCCAGCTTCCGCCTCCTCGATGTCACCATGCAGGCCATCA TTAAGCCAGACCCTCCAGAGGGGTTGGTGGTGGAGCCCATCCCCTTGGCCCCACGGCGGCTCCATGTGAGCTGGAAGTACCCATCATCCTGGCCCAAGGAGCCCCACTTCCAGCTGAGGTTTCGACTACAGTACCGGCCCGTGATCCACCGCTCCTGGTCCGTG GTGGAGACAGTGAACCTCTCCGAGGTGATCACAGATGCCTTTGCTGGGCTGGAACACGTGGTCCAAGTCAGTGCCAAGGATTTCCTGGATGCGGGGAACTGGAGTGAGTGGAGTGCTGAGGCCCGGGCAACGCCAGTCACAG ACCCAGCCACTGCGATGAGTGAAGAAACCACTACAGATCCCAACCTGGAGAGCCTGGCTGAGGAGCCCTCCCAGGCTCCCAACCCTGAGCCTATCA ACCGCAGTGACCCCCTGGAGAAGACGGCTGTCCTGGTGTCGCTTGGGATCTTCGCCTTCTTTGTCCTGGCTGCTGTTCTTGTCATCACCATCCTCATATG GCTCCGGGTGAGGAAACACGGCAAGGACAAGACAAAACCCAACTTCTTGGTTACTGCCACCCACTTGAAGGCACTGCCGA AGGCCCAGATCCTGTAG